The Winogradskyella schleiferi genome contains the following window.
TACCTGCCCAACCAAAACCAATACCATAAAATAAGGTTATGCCAAAAACAGTGTGTAAGATATAATTGGTAAAAGCCATTTTTCCTGCAGGAGCAATCCACATCAATAGCTTGGGTTTTTTTCTAAAAAGCAGCGCAATCAATGCTGCATAACCCAATGCGGTTGGTACAGTTCCCAAAGCATAGCTTAGGGTGTTAAGAAAACTATTGATTTGATTTTGCTCACCTAAAAACAAAATATAGGCTCTCCAACCACTCATTGGTAAACCTAAAAGTAAACCGTAAAGCGCTATTTTTTTTAGAAATATTACATTTTGTAAAAGGTTTTCATTCATTATTTTACGTCCAGCCCAAATACCGATGAGGAAAATTCCAAAAACCTTAAAAACCCGACCTTCTTTGAGAATCATTGACAGGCGTGTCCAAGAATTACCAAAGTTCATTTTAAAAAAATCAGACCAATTTTTATTTTTTAATTCAAATTCAATATCATTCCAAAATTGACCTTGCCACTCTATTTGAGGATAGCCGTAGTTTTGCCATGAATCTATACTTTTTTGATGAAAGAAATCGGGATAATTTATTCCAAAGTAAGAAATAATCAACCAATTTATAATAGGTAGAAGAATGAGAATTGAAGCTAGCGTTAATAATGTCTTATCTGAAGCGTTGATAAAAGGAATAATAGCAAAGCCTAAAAGCGCATAGAGTGTTAAAATATCACCGAGCCAAAATCCAATTAAATGAATTAACCCAAAGACCAATAACCAGAACATCCGTCTTACAAAAAATGGAGCGAAAGGCTTGTTTTGACGACTTAGTTTATGATATTGCACAAAGCAGCCTATACCGAACAGTAGCGAAAAAATCGAGTAGAATTTACCATCAATTAATAAAAATGAAATAAATTCTAAAATTTTATCAGAAGGAAATACGAACGCTGGATCCCTATAACTTTCTGAAAAAAAGAAAAGTCCTGAGAAGTAAACAATGTTCGCCATAAATATACATTGTATTGCAATGCCGCGAAGTACATCTAAAAAATGGATGCGCTGATTTTGTTGTATGGGTTCTAAATGGTTTTGGTTGGTTAATTTAGTCATGATTTTTATGGTTTATTAATAGGATGCCTTTTATTGTAACTAAGATTTCTCCATAACCATTCTAAGGGACCAAATTGAAAATAGTGTAACCAAATAGGACTTGCAATCAACTGAAAAATCCAAATTGATAATACGATATACAAAAGTTCGTGACGCTGAAATTCCCCGAACAGACCAAATCCTGCACCAGTAAATAAGAACAGGGCAAAGACGGAGTGCATCACATAATTGGTCAGTGCCATTTTACCAACCGCTCCAAGTGATTTTTTCAATAATGCTAAAACAGGTAGTTTACAAAATAGCATAATGGCACCAATATGTCC
Protein-coding sequences here:
- a CDS encoding DUF418 domain-containing protein, coding for MTKLTNQNHLEPIQQNQRIHFLDVLRGIAIQCIFMANIVYFSGLFFFSESYRDPAFVFPSDKILEFISFLLIDGKFYSIFSLLFGIGCFVQYHKLSRQNKPFAPFFVRRMFWLLVFGLIHLIGFWLGDILTLYALLGFAIIPFINASDKTLLTLASILILLPIINWLIISYFGINYPDFFHQKSIDSWQNYGYPQIEWQGQFWNDIEFELKNKNWSDFFKMNFGNSWTRLSMILKEGRVFKVFGIFLIGIWAGRKIMNENLLQNVIFLKKIALYGLLLGLPMSGWRAYILFLGEQNQINSFLNTLSYALGTVPTALGYAALIALLFRKKPKLLMWIAPAGKMAFTNYILHTVFGITLFYGIGFGWAGKLGFTMLTLVAIVYFLLQVLFSTFYLSYFKYGPLEWLWRQLTYGKFLKIRKS